The stretch of DNA ATAGCTGCTCATTAACTTTTCGCCATATTTTGTCATGGCTTTTACAATCTTATATCCATCTTTTAATGCAGTAACATCATTGGTAGCTTCATAAAGGCGTTTGTACATTTCTATGCTGTACATCATAATCCCTGCTTGCCCACAGGTGGCCAAAAAGTCATTTTTGAACATTAAATCATCTGCTTGGTCGGGGATACTAGAAAGACTAGTAAAGGTTAGACTATTGGCTAGAAAGGCATTGGTAAAGGCCTCTTTCGCTCCGTCAAAATCATTTAATGCGGTATAGGCCACTCCATATTGCATCCATACTCGAGCAAAGGTTAAGTCTTTTGTGCTGATAATTTTTTTTGCAATGGGGGTATATTGAAGCAACAAATCTTTGGCTTCTTTTTTACGCTCAACTAAGGCGTAGCATTCTGCCAAATTTGCCGCAATACTAATTGCTAATCGAGGCGATTGTTGAGCAATCTTTAACGCAGCTTCATAATTTTTGATGGCTGCTTTGTAGTTGTAATTGTTTTTGATACAAACCCCTAGGTTGTTGAGTATAATGGCATGATAAATCGTATTGGTTTTGTGCTGTTTTTTTATAATTCTTAGCCCTTCCTTGTACATTGAAATACCTTTGTTCCAGTTTTGGACACGGGTATAGACAAACCCACTTTCATTAAGCGTTTCAAGGTATTCAGGGGACTGAATCCCCAGTGTTTTTTTGACAGTGGTTAGTGCTTCCTCATACATTCCTGCGGCTTCGTTATAGCGAATTAATAGCATATAAGCATTGGCTAAATCCAATAGTGCTTTTACATAACGAATGTCACTTTTTCCGTAAGCTTGATTATTGATCTCCAAAACTTTTTCAAAGACTTCTTTAGCGTACTCATGCTGCCCTAAATGAAGCAATTGTTGACCATAAAGACTTAATTGATGGGCTTGTGAAATATCTTTATCGTTAAGGTGTTCAAGGGTTTCTGAAGATTGACGCAGGCAAACATCCAAGGGAGTCGCACTTAGACTTTTAGAGTACTCTTTGGGAAAGTTGAGCATATCTTGAGCAGAAAGTGGGAATGCATAAAACAGGATAAATAGGAGGTATAAATGTTTCATTGGAGTTGTGATTTATAATGCTAGTTGTGATTATAAGAGCAAAACAATATTAATTCATAAAAGGTTTATCATCGTTAAATAAATGCCTTCCTAAAAGAGCAAAAAAATAGACGATTTATTCAGCAACTATTAGCCTGTTGCCAACATTCCATTTTGTAAAACTTTGAATGTGCTTTATTAAGGATAAGCCAACAAAACTTTATGAGTTTAAAAACAAATAACAAAAGTAGATGTCATTTTTTATTATTAATTTTGACCACCTACTTAAGTAGCAGTAGCAATACAATGCTACTTTTTGACAACTTCAATGAAAAAACACAACTATGTATCCGAATCTAAGATATGCCTTTTACGATATATTTGGAATAGATCTTCCTGCTTTAGCTTTAGTTCAAACCTATGGTTTTTTTCTAGCCCTAACTTTTTTAGCTTGTGGCTTAGCCTTAAGTTTAGATCTTAGGCGTCGAGAAAAATTGGGAATTTTGGAGGGAATAGAAGAGGAACAAACGGTAGGAAAACCGCTATCTATAATTGATATTTTGACCAATGCGCTGTTGGGCTTTGTTTTTGGTTTTAAGGGTGTTTATGCGTTAATGAATCCTGCACCTTTTGTTGGAAATGATGCTAAAACCTATCTATTGTCCATGGAACATGGTTCTTGGGTAGGTGGACTGGTGTTAGCGCTTTTGTTTGCCTATTCAAAATACAGAGAAAAACAAAAAGAATTAATTGAATATCCTACTCCTCAGACCATCCAAAAACTAGTAATGCCCCATCAGAGAGTGAGTGATATTGTTATTGTTGCAGCGATTAGTGGTATTGTTGGCGCTAAGTTGTTGTATATGACAGAAGTTGATTATGTCTCTTGGGAGGCGGCTCTGCGTGACTTTTTTAGTGGTAGTGGATTGACAGTGTATGGTGGATTTATTTTGGCGTTTTTTGTTGTTTCTTATTACATTAGAAGCAAAAAAATTCCACTGAGTCAAATGTTGGATGCTTGTGCTCCTGCTATGATTTTGGGAACGGGCTTGGGGCGTTTGGGCTGCCATTTTTCAGGAGATGGAGATTGGGGAGATCCAAATCGTTATGCAAAACCCTTTAGCTGGATTCCAGATTGGTTGTGGGGATATACCTACCCGAATAATGTTATTAATGAGGGAATTCCAATGGAAGATTGTTTTTATCCTGCTGAGTTTGGCAATTATTGTCATATTTTGAAAGAACCCGTTTTTCCAACACCAATTTATGAGCTCATTATTTGCCTAGTGATTTTTGCCATTTTGTGGACAATCCGTCACAAAGTAACCTTGCATGGAATTGTTTTTTCTGTTTACCTTATTTTTACAGGCTTGGAGCGATTCTTATTGGAAATGATACGAATTAATGACGATTATACCGTAGCTGGCTTTTCGCTTTCACAAGCACAATATATTGCCATTGTTTTGTTCTTTATTGGTATTGTATTAACAGCTATCTTGTTAGGGAAACAGCGAAAAATGAAGGATGCTGAAGCCGAATAATAAGGTTGAATACTTGGGGCTGTATGCTCTGCTCCAAGTATTCAACTCAAATTAATGCAATTGAGGGTTATAATCTACATAGGTCGTAGTGGTGTCCTGAAAATTGAAGTATTCCTTGGGAAGATCTTGATATAAAGTAGCTCCCCACTGTGTTATAAAAAGCTTCGTATGTTTCATTTTGCCCCATTGAGTGAGTCGTTTTCGATCGTCATAAATAATAACAGAACGAGATTCGCCAGATTCTATCGTAGATAACATCCAAAATTCATAAGAACTCCCCCAACTTAGCATCAGTGTATCCATTGGAACATGTTTGGCACTAATGGCTAGCTTTTTATTTTTTGAGGAAGCTGTTTTTTGTAATAATTCTCGTTTCCAATCTAGACAGTCGGTAAATTTTTGGTGCTGAAAACCAATATGTATCAATCGACAACTTATGACCAAACTCAAAAGGATTAGAATACGATTTTTAGGAACGAGGGGTAGTATATCTAAGGCAAATGGAAGGGCTACAAATAAGCTAAGGGGCATATAAAAGGACTCCATATGGAACTGCACATTGTTATGGGGAAAACAGACGTTGACCAAAAATAAATAGCCAAAGAAAAAGGATGCAAGTACCCCAAATTTTAACCATAATTGGTGCTTGCGATAATAGCCCAATAAAATAAATAGAAAGATGGGTAGAAAGTAATAATCCTGAACCACATAAGTTAAAAACCTGTAATTAGAAGGTAGCCCTAAATAATTAGGAAAAGAATTAATAAAATTCTGCATTAGGCTAATGCCACTATTATCATAAGGAGACTTAAAATAAAGTGATTTGACGACTAGGATGATGACAGCAATTGGCAATCCACCGACTAAATACTTTTTATAAGTTGCCTCCTCTGTACTCAAAAATGAGAATAAACTCATGAAGAGAAATAGAATAAAGGCAAGTGGATGAAAAAAGAGTACGGTAATCAGCATCCCTAAGACCAGTAATAGGCGTAGTAGATGTAATTTCTTAGTCGAAATGTGTTTTAATACGGCAAAATAGAGAATGATAAAGGTAATGCTCTCTACTAACTCAGATTGAATCCAATAGAAGGTTTCAGCAACAATCAAAATATCCGTAAATAATAGGGTTATGGCTAGGGTAGGTTGCCTTAATACTTTGAAACAAAGCACAAAAACAAGAGCCTTATAAGCGATAAAACCAACAGAGTAGTTGATCATAATATTCTTCAAGGGCAACCCCAAGGCATGACTAAGATACAAAAAGGACTGCGTAAAAAAAGAGCCAAAACGATGGACTTGTATGGCATAATCTCCATCTTTTATCATGGCAAAAAAGCGAAACGCCACATCTGCAAAAATGGTACGCTCTTTATAAAAGACAATGGCCAATATGGCTAAAATGGCATAGCTAAAAAGCCCTAACCAAAATACTTTCTTGGTGGATATCGTAGGAGAAGAAGGCATAGTAAAGTTATAAGTAAAAAAATGCTTTTTTGACAACCCTCAGGCTCTATCGTGACCAAGAAGTAGCAGTACAGCTAAGTAAACCGTACCGCTAATGCTCAGCTTTTATTTACTAATTCGATTAACGGTGTTGCTACTACGTGGTTGCCAAAGAACAAAAAAAGTTAACTGTTAAAATATAAATTTGCCGCTTTCATAAATCAATTCATCGTCTGCAAAAATTTGCCCTCCATTTTTCATATCTGCAATCATATCCCAGTGGATAGCAGATTGGTTGGTGCCACCGTTTTGTATATAAGCTTGACCAACTGCCATATGTACAGTTCCTCCAATTTTTTCATCAAAGAGGATATTTTTTACAGGAGTTTGTATACGCATATTGGTTCCTATGGCTGCTTCACCAAAACGGCGAGCGCCCTCGTCAATACTAAAGATCTTATCCAATAATTTTTTCCCTTTCTTCGCTTCCCATTTCTCAACCCATCCATCTTTGACCCAAAGGGTAATTCCCTCAACTTCTTCTCCCATAAACATAGATGGATAAGCAAAATGGATAGTTCCATTAACAGAATCGTCAACAGGAGCCGTATAGACTTCTCCAGAAGGCATATTGGTTTTGCCATCTGAATTAATCCACGTTCTTCCTTCAGTAGAAAAATGAATGTCTATTCCATCACCTAAATAACGCATTTTTGTTCTATTGTTGAGCAAATCTACAGCGGCTTGTTGGTTACGGCTAACTTCTTCCCAACAGGCTTGGGGATTTTCATCAAACAAGTGACAGGCATTATAAATAAAATCAGCATAGGCTTCTGGTGAAAGTCCTGCATTTTGCGCATTGGCAAGGGTCGGGTATTCACACAGGGTACGTTTTAACGCTAAGGTCGCTGTTCGTTCAGAATAGCGTTGACGATAAGGTTTTTTGGCAGCTGTTGCAATTTTAGAATGCTCAGCGTTAATGCTTTGAGTGGCACGGCTATAAAAAGGCGCACGGATATAAATATAAGCATCAAACTCTTCCATTGCCAAGGCATAAATAGGATCGATATATTCAAGTTGTGCCGCTTTACTTTCGTTAAGGCGAATGCTATTTTGATCTCTAAAATCCATTTGAATATGTGGAAGACCTCCCGCTCGCAGCACTTCCCTATAAACTTCTCGGACTAATGGCTCGGCTAAAGTGGTAGACTGAACCAATACTCGCTCACCTTCTTTTAGGCTAACGCAGTAATTGACAAGTAGTTGAGCATATTTGTTTAGGATAGATGGCATAATTGCAAATTGTGTTGTTATTAATAAGTTGAAAAGATACAAAAAAATAATACTTTTCGATCAAAAGCAATCTTTTAAGAAGTACTTTCTAGTAAGTTGGTAAGTGAGAGCATGTTCAAGAATGAATTAAAAAACAAAAAGGCGTTGTCAGCCTAAGCCAACAACGCCCTTCTATAGAATAGAAAAATGAATTAACTCATTTTTTCCTTCAAATACTGACCCGTATAAGAATCCTCTACTTCTGTTAATCCCTCTGGTGTACCTTGAAACAACAACTGCCCACCTTTGATACCACCATCACGCCCTAGATCAATCACATAATCAGCTGACTTAATCACATCTAGATTGTGCTCAATGACAATAATGGAATGTCCAATTTCAACCAAGGCATTAAAGGCATCTAGTAGTTTTTGTATATCGTGGAAATGCAGCCCTGTCGTTGGCTCATCAAAAATAAATAGAATCTTTTCTCTACTATTTTCCTTGGCTAAGAAAGAAGCTAATTTTACCCGTTGCGCCTCTCCACCACTAAGCGTACTAGAAGGTTGCCCCAAACCAATATATCCCAAACCAACATCTGCTAAGGGGCGAATTTTAGTAATAATTTCTTCATTGTCTTCAAAGAAAACCAAGGCCTCCTCAACTGTCATATTAAGAATATCGTAGATGTTTTTTTCTTTGTAGCGAATGCCCAAAACTTCTCGTTGAAAACGGAAACCGTTACAGTCGTCACACGTAAGGCGCACATCGGCCAAAAATTGCATGCTGACAATTGTCTCACCAGCTCCTTTACACGTTTCGCAGCGACCCCCCTCTACATTAAACGAGAAATGTTTGGGTTTGAACCCTTTTATCTTAGCAGCCTGTTGACTAGAAAACAACTTGCGAATGGCATCATAGGCTTTTACATAGGTGACAGGATTGGAGCGAGAAGATTTTCCAATAGGTTGTTGATTGACCATTTCTATTCTGTGAATGGACTTTACATCTCCTTCAATGGCACTATGTGCTCCTGGTTTTTCGGTTCCTTCCCCCATTTTATGCATCATAGCAGGGTAAAGAATTTGTTTGATTAAGGTGGTTTTTCCACTTCCACTGACACCAGATACAGCAATAAACACATTCAACGGAAAAGTTACATCAATATCTTTTAGGTTGTGCTGTCTAGCTCCTTTTATTGTGATGGATTCTGTCCAAGTACGACGATTAGGAGGAACCGCAATTTCCATGCGACCACTCATATATTTAGCTGTTAAGCAATCGGCTGCTTCGCTATGGATGTTCTCATAAGGACCTGCAAATACTACTTTTCCGCCATGAACTCCCGCATGAGGGCCAATATCCACCAAATAATCGGCATTGGCAATAATGTCCTCTTCGTGTTCAACAACGACTACCGTGTTGCCTAAGTCTCTAAGCGCTTTAAGCACTTTAACCAAACGAGAAGTGTCTCTAGGAT from Aureispira anguillae encodes:
- a CDS encoding aminopeptidase — protein: MPSILNKYAQLLVNYCVSLKEGERVLVQSTTLAEPLVREVYREVLRAGGLPHIQMDFRDQNSIRLNESKAAQLEYIDPIYALAMEEFDAYIYIRAPFYSRATQSINAEHSKIATAAKKPYRQRYSERTATLALKRTLCEYPTLANAQNAGLSPEAYADFIYNACHLFDENPQACWEEVSRNQQAAVDLLNNRTKMRYLGDGIDIHFSTEGRTWINSDGKTNMPSGEVYTAPVDDSVNGTIHFAYPSMFMGEEVEGITLWVKDGWVEKWEAKKGKKLLDKIFSIDEGARRFGEAAIGTNMRIQTPVKNILFDEKIGGTVHMAVGQAYIQNGGTNQSAIHWDMIADMKNGGQIFADDELIYESGKFIF
- a CDS encoding prolipoprotein diacylglyceryl transferase encodes the protein MYPNLRYAFYDIFGIDLPALALVQTYGFFLALTFLACGLALSLDLRRREKLGILEGIEEEQTVGKPLSIIDILTNALLGFVFGFKGVYALMNPAPFVGNDAKTYLLSMEHGSWVGGLVLALLFAYSKYREKQKELIEYPTPQTIQKLVMPHQRVSDIVIVAAISGIVGAKLLYMTEVDYVSWEAALRDFFSGSGLTVYGGFILAFFVVSYYIRSKKIPLSQMLDACAPAMILGTGLGRLGCHFSGDGDWGDPNRYAKPFSWIPDWLWGYTYPNNVINEGIPMEDCFYPAEFGNYCHILKEPVFPTPIYELIICLVIFAILWTIRHKVTLHGIVFSVYLIFTGLERFLLEMIRINDDYTVAGFSLSQAQYIAIVLFFIGIVLTAILLGKQRKMKDAEAE